The following coding sequences are from one Roseburia hominis A2-183 window:
- a CDS encoding NUDIX hydrolase, with protein MELLDIVDEKGNPTGETVPREVAHREGIRHRTAHVWIFRRRGGVVQILLQKRSDNKDSDPGCYDISSAGHIPAGSDYIPSAVRELKEELGVDMNGDELIYCGQRRFRFEREFHGSMFRDNQVSNVYALWLDREEEAFVLQEEEVSEVRWMDFADCVSAVRENRISHCIYMEELELLKNALHLH; from the coding sequence ATGGAACTGCTGGATATTGTGGACGAAAAGGGAAATCCGACAGGAGAGACAGTGCCGCGGGAGGTGGCACACCGTGAGGGAATCCGGCACCGTACGGCGCACGTGTGGATTTTTCGCAGACGCGGCGGCGTAGTGCAGATCCTTTTGCAGAAACGGAGCGACAATAAGGATTCAGATCCGGGCTGTTATGACATTTCAAGTGCCGGTCATATTCCTGCGGGGAGTGATTATATTCCTTCCGCGGTGCGGGAGTTGAAGGAAGAACTGGGTGTGGACATGAACGGCGATGAACTGATTTATTGTGGACAACGCCGGTTCCGGTTTGAGAGGGAATTCCACGGCAGCATGTTCCGCGATAACCAGGTCAGCAATGTGTATGCACTCTGGCTTGACCGCGAGGAGGAAGCTTTTGTACTGCAGGAGGAAGAAGTGTCTGAGGTCCGGTGGATGGACTTCGCGGATTGCGTATCTGCTGTCCGGGAGAACCGAATTTCCCACTGCATTTACATGGAAGAACTGGAACTTCTGAAAAATGCACTGCATCTGCATTGA
- a CDS encoding tRNA dihydrouridine synthase produces MKYYMAPMEGVTGYVYRNAYAKYYGGIERYFTPFVANKKLGHREKNDVCPEHNAGMAVVPQILTNRAEDFLAIAEILREYGYDTVNLNLGCPSGTVAARGRGAGFLAMPDELDHFLEEIFEKCPLRISIKTRIGKENPAEWERLLAIYEKYPLEELIVHPRVQTDFYKNRVNLEAFARAEKNSRHSLCYNGDIVDAASAAHIREGFPSVDKFMIGRGLIKHPWLLEELSGGRQEKQERKERFFRFHNAILEGYRQQMSGDKNTLFKMKELWAYWGENFADADQRLKKIRKCERVAEYECLVDALFREKELCV; encoded by the coding sequence ATAAAGTATTATATGGCACCCATGGAAGGTGTCACCGGATATGTCTACCGGAATGCATACGCAAAATATTACGGCGGGATCGAACGCTATTTTACGCCGTTTGTGGCGAATAAAAAGCTTGGACACCGGGAGAAAAATGACGTCTGCCCGGAACACAATGCGGGAATGGCGGTCGTTCCGCAGATACTTACGAACCGCGCAGAAGATTTTCTGGCGATCGCAGAGATTCTGCGGGAGTATGGGTACGATACGGTCAACCTGAACCTCGGCTGCCCGTCGGGCACAGTGGCGGCAAGAGGGCGCGGCGCCGGATTCCTTGCGATGCCGGACGAGCTGGATCATTTTCTGGAAGAGATTTTTGAAAAATGTCCGCTCCGGATCTCCATCAAGACACGGATCGGAAAAGAGAACCCTGCAGAATGGGAGCGGCTGCTTGCCATATATGAAAAATATCCGTTAGAAGAACTGATCGTACACCCGAGGGTGCAGACCGATTTTTATAAGAACCGGGTCAATCTGGAGGCATTTGCACGGGCAGAGAAAAACAGCAGACATTCGCTCTGTTATAATGGCGACATTGTGGACGCAGCGTCCGCGGCGCACATCCGGGAGGGCTTTCCGTCGGTGGATAAGTTCATGATCGGCCGGGGACTGATAAAGCACCCCTGGCTTCTGGAGGAACTTTCCGGCGGCAGACAGGAAAAGCAGGAGCGAAAAGAGCGGTTTTTCCGGTTTCACAATGCGATCCTGGAGGGATACCGGCAGCAGATGTCCGGGGACAAAAATACCTTATTTAAGATGAAGGAACTGTGGGCGTACTGGGGAGAGAACTTTGCGGATGCGGACCAGCGTCTAAAAAAAATCCGAAAATGTGAGCGGGTTGCTGAGTATGAATGTCTGGTGGACGCGCTGTTTCGTGAAAAAGAGCTGTGCGTGTAG
- a CDS encoding sensor domain-containing diguanylate cyclase yields MESYTLEEKVLRKVMRNIPMGLIVSKEGFRRKIYYVNDTACEIMGYTREEYIRKMQDGWTDLMDVDLREVIREHNEQIRSGTPFEVLSRPQTKNGGYKWILSRVNVQMQEGPLCYVSFMDVTDRMEREELCRQENEVLREQAMQDSFTKLLNRGALEKHVCEALQERGGDEEDAFILLDVDNFKQINDIYGHGVGDMILMRMAGILNEVFGDHSCIGRMGGDEFAVFLRDIGDRREIEEKIQKLLTEVRAEKERMHLSKEPTASVGVAFVPESGSTFVDVYRAADQALYHVKNSTKNGMAFYDFV; encoded by the coding sequence ATGGAAAGCTATACGTTAGAGGAGAAAGTGCTTCGCAAGGTCATGCGGAATATTCCGATGGGACTGATTGTGAGCAAAGAGGGATTTCGGCGCAAGATTTACTATGTCAACGACACGGCGTGTGAGATTATGGGATACACGCGGGAAGAGTATATCAGAAAGATGCAGGACGGATGGACGGATCTGATGGATGTCGATCTGCGGGAGGTCATCCGCGAGCACAATGAACAGATTCGTTCCGGGACGCCGTTTGAGGTGCTCTCAAGACCGCAGACGAAGAACGGTGGTTACAAGTGGATATTAAGCAGGGTGAATGTGCAGATGCAGGAGGGACCGCTCTGCTATGTCAGCTTTATGGATGTTACCGACCGGATGGAGCGGGAGGAACTGTGCCGGCAGGAGAACGAGGTGCTCAGGGAGCAGGCGATGCAGGACTCCTTTACGAAGCTTCTAAACCGCGGCGCGCTGGAGAAGCATGTCTGCGAGGCGCTTCAGGAGAGAGGCGGCGATGAGGAGGATGCATTCATTCTTCTGGATGTCGATAATTTTAAGCAGATCAATGACATTTACGGTCACGGAGTCGGGGATATGATTCTGATGCGGATGGCGGGAATCTTAAACGAAGTGTTTGGAGACCATTCCTGTATCGGCAGGATGGGCGGCGATGAATTTGCTGTTTTCCTCAGAGACATCGGCGACCGGAGAGAGATTGAAGAGAAGATTCAAAAGCTTCTTACGGAGGTACGCGCCGAAAAAGAACGGATGCACCTGAGCAAGGAACCGACAGCCAGTGTCGGCGTTGCATTTGTGCCGGAATCGGGAAGCACGTTCGTGGATGTGTACCGGGCGGCGGATCAGGCGCTGTATCACGTGAAGAACTCGACGAAGAATGGAATGGCGTTCTATGATTTTGTATAA
- a CDS encoding DUF2752 domain-containing protein yields the protein MTKKARLKKLLLYMMLLGMAGLLYGIFVSYTGLAIPCLFRKVTGLLCPGCGVTGMCVALLHLDWRGAFSCHPVLFVLLLPLTAVFICGAAGYVQNGRFRFARWQNLILYVSVAALVIFGVVRNLVRFL from the coding sequence ATGACGAAAAAAGCACGTTTGAAAAAATTGCTATTATATATGATGTTACTTGGAATGGCGGGACTGCTGTACGGAATATTCGTGTCGTACACAGGGCTCGCCATTCCCTGTCTGTTCCGGAAAGTGACGGGACTGTTGTGTCCGGGCTGCGGTGTGACGGGAATGTGTGTGGCTCTCCTGCATCTTGACTGGAGGGGAGCGTTTTCCTGCCATCCGGTGCTGTTTGTGCTGCTGCTTCCGCTTACGGCAGTATTCATCTGCGGTGCGGCAGGATATGTGCAGAATGGACGATTCCGGTTCGCCCGCTGGCAGAATCTCATTCTTTACGTCAGCGTCGCCGCGCTTGTAATCTTCGGTGTGGTGCGCAATCTGGTGCGTTTTTTGTGA
- a CDS encoding GNAT family N-acetyltransferase has protein sequence MKPEETVFHEITLQDKAWMDQKFAEDDRNACEYSFANNFMWRNVYQVRVAELHGCLVVRFIDGEIHCFSFPVGNGDKKAAVEELLAICHEEGIQLLIAPASEQDRAQMLEWFPGRFLIEGDRNDYDYIYAREKLATLAGKKLHGKRNHIARFKDSGDWSYEPMTAENIEECRTMTYTWIHMREEKWNEEMNQEISVLHEAFDHMQELGLVGGVLRRDGQIVAFSIGERLNSETFVVHFEKAYPDLQGAYPMINQQFVLHECEGYAYVNREEDTGDPGLRKAKLSYYPDILLPKYELEESGVVYADPKRDAPYIQEIWQKCFGDEEDYIQFYLKHRMTRENMLVIFRDGRPVAMASFLPVQYLCNGAYVDARYVYAVATLPEYRGQKLAEQILRFAEEKYQVPLILSPAEESLIRYYENLGFKNAFQGERKNVSGSDITALEVKDTEPVACMEPVTPEEYVRIRDEKCAKEGYVHWDVDAVSYAMELAASCGGGTAAVSCEDKNTRNEQEDDRDILMYDIREKELVILETTLSDDALSQVLPQLMEETGTSAASYGRERGMIWLPKTMADLPVAGDGYLALTLG, from the coding sequence ATGAAACCAGAAGAAACAGTATTTCACGAGATAACACTGCAGGATAAGGCATGGATGGATCAGAAGTTCGCGGAGGATGATCGGAATGCCTGCGAATACTCGTTTGCAAATAATTTTATGTGGAGAAATGTCTATCAGGTCAGAGTGGCGGAGCTTCACGGCTGCCTGGTAGTTCGGTTTATAGATGGAGAGATTCACTGCTTTTCATTTCCGGTTGGAAACGGCGACAAAAAAGCGGCGGTGGAGGAGCTGCTTGCGATTTGCCATGAGGAGGGAATCCAGCTGCTGATAGCACCTGCCAGCGAGCAGGACCGCGCGCAGATGCTAGAGTGGTTCCCGGGAAGGTTCTTAATCGAGGGAGACCGGAACGACTATGACTATATCTATGCAAGAGAGAAGCTTGCGACGCTTGCCGGCAAGAAACTGCACGGAAAGCGCAATCACATTGCCCGCTTTAAAGATTCGGGAGACTGGTCTTATGAGCCGATGACAGCTGAAAACATAGAAGAATGCCGCACGATGACGTATACGTGGATTCACATGCGCGAGGAAAAGTGGAATGAGGAGATGAACCAGGAGATCTCGGTACTCCATGAGGCGTTTGATCATATGCAGGAGCTGGGACTTGTCGGCGGAGTGCTCCGGAGAGACGGGCAGATCGTCGCGTTTTCGATCGGGGAGCGGCTGAACTCGGAGACGTTCGTTGTGCACTTTGAAAAGGCGTATCCGGATCTTCAGGGAGCGTATCCGATGATCAACCAGCAGTTTGTCCTGCATGAATGTGAAGGGTATGCGTATGTCAACCGCGAGGAGGACACTGGCGATCCCGGACTCAGAAAGGCAAAGCTTTCCTATTATCCGGATATTCTCCTTCCAAAATACGAACTGGAGGAGAGCGGGGTGGTCTATGCGGACCCCAAGCGGGATGCGCCGTATATTCAGGAAATCTGGCAGAAATGCTTTGGCGACGAGGAAGATTATATTCAGTTTTATCTGAAGCACCGAATGACGAGAGAGAATATGCTCGTGATTTTCCGGGATGGAAGACCGGTAGCGATGGCAAGTTTTCTGCCGGTGCAGTACCTGTGCAACGGAGCGTATGTGGACGCGCGCTATGTGTATGCGGTTGCGACACTGCCGGAATACCGGGGACAGAAGCTTGCGGAACAGATTCTGCGCTTTGCAGAAGAAAAATATCAGGTGCCGCTCATTCTGTCGCCGGCCGAGGAGTCGCTGATCCGTTACTATGAAAATCTGGGATTTAAGAATGCATTCCAGGGAGAACGCAAAAATGTGAGCGGCAGTGACATTACGGCGCTCGAGGTAAAGGACACGGAGCCGGTTGCATGCATGGAGCCTGTCACACCGGAGGAGTATGTACGGATCCGGGATGAAAAGTGCGCGAAGGAAGGGTATGTACACTGGGATGTGGATGCGGTTTCCTATGCGATGGAACTCGCGGCAAGCTGCGGCGGCGGTACGGCGGCAGTCAGCTGTGAGGATAAAAACACACGGAATGAGCAGGAAGATGACAGGGATATTCTGATGTATGATATCCGGGAAAAAGAGCTCGTGATACTGGAGACAACGCTGTCGGACGACGCTCTCTCACAGGTGCTTCCGCAGCTTATGGAAGAGACGGGAACCAGCGCAGCATCGTACGGACGGGAGCGGGGCATGATCTGGCTGCCGAAGACGATGGCAGATCTGCCGGTTGCGGGCGACGGTTATCTCGCACTGACGCTTGGTTGA
- the pflB gene encoding formate C-acetyltransferase: MQNEWRGFQRGSWEEEINVRDFIQKNYTPYDGDDSFLEGPTQDTTDLWNEVLELSKQEREAGGVLDMDTKIISTITSHGPGYLDKSKEKIVGFQTDKPFKRSLQPYGGIRMAVKACEDNGYHVDPEVVEYFTTHRKTHNAGVFDAYTPEMRACRSAHIITGLPDAYGRGRIIGDYRRPALYGVDRLIEDKEEQLATTRTIMYSDVIREREELSEQIRALKMLKELAKIYGCDISKPANNVLEATQAVYFSYLAAVKEQNGAAMSLGRTSTFLDIYAERDLKERTFTEKEIQEIIDQFVMKLRCVKFARTPEYNSIFAGDPTWVTESIGGIGVDGRHMVTKMSYRYLNTLNNIGAAPEPNMTVLWSVQLPENFKRFCAQTSIRHSAIQYENDDIMRVVHGDDYGIACCVSSMRIGKEMQFFGARANLAKCLLYAINGGVDEISGKQVGPKYRPITSEYLDYDEVWDKYKDMMKWLAGVYVNALNIIHYMHDKYCYEKLEMALHDKKVRRWFATGIAGFSVVADSLSAIKYAKVKPIRDENGITVDFEVEGDFPKYGNDDDRVDDIAKEVLHTFIGYVKGNHTYRGGIPTTSILTITSNVSYGKNTGATPDGRKKGVAFAPGANPMHGRDTNGAVASLASVAKMPFMDSQDGISNTFTIVPDALGKDEKGEEQNLVALLDAYVEKGGHHLNVNVLNRETLLDAQKHPEQYPQLTIRVSGYAVNFIKLTKEQQDEVIARTFHERM, encoded by the coding sequence ATGCAGAATGAATGGAGAGGCTTTCAGCGGGGAAGCTGGGAGGAAGAGATCAATGTCAGAGATTTTATCCAGAAAAACTATACGCCTTACGACGGGGACGACAGCTTTCTGGAAGGACCGACGCAGGATACGACAGATTTATGGAACGAAGTGTTAGAACTGTCGAAGCAGGAGCGTGAGGCAGGCGGTGTCCTCGATATGGATACCAAGATTATCTCCACGATCACATCCCACGGACCGGGCTATCTGGACAAGAGCAAGGAGAAGATTGTCGGCTTTCAGACAGATAAGCCGTTCAAGCGTTCCCTGCAGCCGTACGGCGGAATCCGCATGGCAGTGAAAGCCTGCGAGGATAACGGCTACCATGTAGATCCGGAAGTGGTGGAATATTTTACCACGCACAGAAAGACACACAACGCCGGTGTATTTGATGCTTACACACCGGAGATGCGCGCATGCCGTTCGGCACACATCATCACGGGACTTCCGGATGCATATGGCCGCGGACGTATTATCGGCGATTACAGAAGACCGGCACTCTACGGTGTGGATCGCCTGATCGAGGACAAGGAAGAACAGCTCGCAACGACCCGTACGATCATGTATTCGGATGTCATCCGTGAGCGTGAGGAGCTTTCCGAGCAGATCCGCGCACTCAAGATGCTGAAAGAGCTTGCAAAGATTTACGGCTGTGACATTTCCAAGCCGGCGAACAACGTGCTGGAAGCGACGCAGGCGGTATATTTTTCTTACCTTGCAGCAGTCAAGGAGCAGAACGGTGCGGCAATGAGCCTTGGACGTACCTCCACATTCCTCGACATCTATGCGGAGCGCGATCTCAAGGAAAGAACGTTCACAGAGAAGGAGATCCAGGAGATCATCGACCAGTTTGTCATGAAGCTGCGCTGCGTGAAGTTTGCACGTACGCCGGAGTACAACTCCATCTTCGCTGGGGATCCGACCTGGGTGACGGAGTCGATCGGCGGAATCGGTGTGGACGGCAGACATATGGTGACGAAGATGTCCTACCGCTACTTAAATACACTCAACAACATCGGAGCAGCGCCGGAGCCGAATATGACCGTGCTCTGGTCGGTACAGCTTCCAGAGAACTTTAAGCGTTTCTGCGCACAGACATCCATCAGGCACTCTGCGATCCAGTACGAGAATGATGACATCATGCGTGTGGTACACGGGGATGATTACGGAATTGCATGCTGTGTATCCTCCATGCGCATCGGTAAGGAGATGCAGTTCTTCGGCGCCCGCGCCAACCTTGCAAAGTGCCTTCTGTACGCGATCAACGGCGGTGTAGATGAGATCAGCGGCAAGCAGGTCGGACCGAAGTACCGCCCGATCACTTCCGAGTACCTGGATTACGACGAGGTGTGGGATAAGTATAAGGATATGATGAAGTGGCTGGCAGGTGTTTATGTCAATGCCTTAAACATCATTCATTATATGCATGACAAATACTGCTACGAGAAGCTGGAGATGGCGCTTCATGACAAGAAGGTGCGCCGCTGGTTCGCGACCGGAATCGCTGGTTTTTCCGTTGTGGCGGATTCCCTGTCTGCCATCAAGTACGCAAAGGTAAAGCCGATCCGCGATGAGAACGGAATCACTGTAGACTTCGAGGTGGAGGGTGACTTCCCGAAATACGGAAATGATGACGACCGCGTCGACGACATTGCAAAGGAAGTGCTTCACACATTCATCGGCTATGTCAAGGGCAACCACACCTACCGCGGCGGAATCCCGACGACATCGATCCTCACGATCACATCCAACGTATCCTACGGCAAGAACACAGGTGCGACACCGGATGGCAGAAAGAAGGGTGTTGCCTTTGCACCGGGCGCAAACCCGATGCACGGACGCGACACGAACGGTGCGGTAGCATCTCTCGCGTCGGTAGCGAAAATGCCGTTTATGGATTCCCAGGATGGTATCTCCAACACGTTTACCATCGTGCCGGATGCACTCGGCAAGGATGAGAAGGGCGAGGAGCAGAACCTTGTGGCGCTGCTGGATGCTTACGTCGAGAAGGGCGGACATCACTTGAACGTCAACGTATTGAACCGCGAGACGCTTTTGGATGCACAGAAACACCCGGAGCAGTATCCGCAGCTCACAATCCGTGTTTCCGGATATGCGGTAAACTTTATCAAGCTGACCAAAGAGCAGCAGGACGAAGTCATTGCAAGAACCTTCCACGAGCGCATGTAA
- a CDS encoding ICP22 family protein has protein sequence MKWKKLVTLGCVVVMTVSSVTACGSNTTENQTVEATEQSEENQSDSVIVQVTAVEGDQITADVGTLTTASADASGNGAPGGEAPSGEAPGGDDSGNGAPGEAPGGEAPSGEAPGGDDSGNGAPGEAPSGEAPGGEAPSGDNSGNGAPGEAPSGDALGGQMPGGSSFEASGESITFTLTDDTAITLEYLQGSGEGNADDIAVGSVLEVVLDEDNQAVSVTVRNLNAGGGFGGSGEVTNGTSANTITEDTEVDSETYTSTGDDENALRVDGATVTLKDITIEKTAGSSSNTEDGDFYGLNAGLLVLNGATATITGATVNTSVTNGNGVFSYGEGTVVNISDSTIRTTENNSGGIQTTGGGTMNAANLDVETQGNSAAAIRSDRGGGTVNVDGGSYVTNGTGSPAIYCTAGISVSDATLTANASEGVVVEGKNSVALTDCEVTGNMSNTYNGDSDENIHCIMIYQSMSGDADVGEATFSAEGGSITAKTGDMFYITNTDCEITLKDVAFTLANDVFLRVEGNSSSRGWGTEGANGGDVTLTADSQEFAGNILVDEISSLALTMKNGTSYEGAINPDGDGGTVDVTLDDDSTWTLTGDSYITSFDGDTSNITANGYHLYVNGEQVL, from the coding sequence ATGAAATGGAAAAAATTAGTAACATTGGGCTGCGTCGTAGTTATGACGGTATCATCCGTAACAGCATGCGGCAGTAATACAACAGAGAACCAGACGGTAGAAGCAACAGAGCAGAGTGAGGAGAACCAGAGCGATTCTGTGATCGTGCAGGTTACAGCAGTTGAAGGCGATCAGATTACAGCGGATGTAGGAACACTTACAACCGCAAGCGCAGATGCATCCGGAAATGGAGCACCGGGCGGAGAAGCACCGAGCGGAGAAGCACCGGGCGGAGACGACAGTGGAAACGGAGCGCCGGGAGAAGCACCGGGCGGAGAAGCACCGAGCGGAGAAGCACCGGGCGGAGACGACAGTGGAAACGGAGCGCCGGGAGAAGCGCCAAGTGGAGAAGCACCGGGCGGAGAAGCACCGAGCGGAGACAACAGCGGAAACGGAGCGCCGGGGGAAGCACCAAGCGGAGACGCACTGGGTGGTCAGATGCCGGGCGGCAGTAGTTTTGAGGCTTCCGGTGAGAGCATTACCTTTACCCTGACAGACGATACGGCGATCACATTAGAGTATCTGCAGGGAAGCGGCGAGGGAAATGCAGATGACATTGCAGTCGGCAGCGTATTGGAGGTAGTTCTGGACGAAGACAACCAGGCAGTGTCTGTCACTGTGCGCAACTTAAATGCAGGCGGCGGATTTGGCGGAAGCGGTGAGGTGACAAACGGAACTTCTGCAAATACGATTACCGAGGATACCGAGGTGGATAGTGAGACTTACACATCCACCGGTGATGATGAGAACGCACTTCGTGTCGACGGAGCGACTGTTACCTTAAAAGATATCACGATCGAGAAGACAGCCGGCTCCTCATCGAACACAGAGGATGGAGATTTTTACGGACTGAATGCCGGACTTCTGGTGCTAAACGGCGCAACGGCAACGATTACGGGAGCGACGGTCAATACCAGCGTGACAAACGGTAATGGTGTGTTCAGCTATGGCGAGGGCACGGTTGTAAATATTTCGGATTCCACAATCCGCACGACAGAAAATAATTCCGGCGGTATCCAGACGACCGGCGGTGGTACCATGAACGCTGCAAATCTGGATGTCGAGACACAGGGAAATTCCGCAGCCGCAATCCGAAGCGACCGGGGCGGCGGTACGGTCAATGTGGACGGCGGTTCCTATGTGACAAACGGAACGGGAAGCCCGGCAATCTACTGTACAGCAGGTATCAGTGTGTCAGACGCGACTCTGACAGCGAATGCCAGCGAGGGCGTTGTGGTAGAGGGCAAGAATTCCGTTGCACTGACCGACTGTGAAGTGACAGGAAATATGAGCAACACTTATAATGGAGACTCGGACGAAAACATTCACTGCATTATGATTTACCAGAGCATGTCCGGTGATGCAGATGTCGGAGAGGCGACCTTCTCTGCAGAGGGCGGCAGCATTACGGCGAAGACGGGAGATATGTTCTATATTACCAATACGGATTGTGAGATTACACTCAAGGACGTCGCATTTACACTTGCCAATGATGTATTCCTTCGCGTGGAAGGCAACTCTTCCTCCCGCGGATGGGGCACAGAGGGCGCAAACGGCGGAGATGTGACACTGACGGCGGATTCACAGGAGTTTGCAGGCAATATTCTCGTGGATGAGATTTCAAGCCTGGCACTTACCATGAAGAACGGCACCAGCTACGAGGGTGCCATCAATCCGGACGGGGACGGCGGTACGGTTGACGTGACCCTGGATGACGATTCGACATGGACATTGACCGGCGACAGCTATATCACAAGCTTTGACGGTGATACCTCCAATATCACGGCAAACGGATATCATCTGTACGTGAACGGAGAGCAGGTACTGTAA
- the hpf gene encoding ribosome hibernation-promoting factor, HPF/YfiA family, whose translation MRIKITGRNIELTEGLKAAVEDKLNKLEKYFTPDTDVYVTLSVEKERQKAEVTIPAKGNYIRSEQVSNDMYVSIDLVEEVIERQLKKYRTKLVTKQQNASAVFKQEFLDGAADEDEEIKIIRTKKFSMKPMYPEDACVQMELLGHDFFVFINAETEDVNVVYKRKGNTYGLIEPEN comes from the coding sequence ATGAGAATTAAGATTACAGGAAGAAACATCGAATTAACAGAGGGGCTGAAGGCAGCAGTAGAGGACAAGCTGAACAAGCTTGAGAAGTATTTTACACCGGATACCGATGTATATGTGACGCTGAGCGTGGAGAAGGAGAGACAGAAAGCCGAGGTTACAATCCCGGCAAAAGGAAATTATATCCGCTCCGAGCAGGTAAGCAACGATATGTATGTATCCATTGATCTTGTGGAGGAAGTGATTGAGCGTCAGCTTAAGAAATACAGAACCAAGCTGGTGACAAAGCAGCAGAATGCATCCGCTGTATTTAAGCAGGAATTCCTGGATGGAGCCGCAGACGAGGATGAGGAGATCAAGATCATCCGTACCAAGAAGTTCTCCATGAAGCCGATGTATCCAGAAGATGCATGTGTGCAGATGGAACTGCTGGGACATGACTTCTTCGTATTCATCAATGCAGAGACGGAAGATGTCAATGTGGTATATAAGAGAAAAGGCAACACCTACGGACTGATCGAGCCGGAGAATTAA
- a CDS encoding DUF4234 domain-containing protein, whose product MIERRNIAVCIVLTLVTCGIYGIYWIVCLTNDVNTVSGDVNGTSGGMVVLLTIVTCGIYGIYWAYKQGEKLDFTKNNRGIPSSNSGVLYLILQIFGFGIIAYALMQNELNKLA is encoded by the coding sequence ATGATTGAGAGAAGAAATATTGCGGTGTGTATTGTACTGACACTTGTAACCTGCGGAATTTATGGCATCTACTGGATCGTGTGTCTGACCAATGACGTAAATACGGTTTCTGGTGATGTGAATGGAACATCCGGCGGTATGGTGGTGCTGCTGACGATTGTGACCTGTGGAATTTACGGCATTTACTGGGCATATAAGCAGGGAGAGAAGCTTGACTTTACAAAGAATAACCGTGGAATCCCGTCAAGCAACAGCGGTGTTTTGTATCTGATTCTCCAGATTTTTGGATTTGGAATTATTGCATATGCATTGATGCAGAACGAGCTGAATAAGCTGGCATAA
- the pflA gene encoding pyruvate formate-lyase-activating protein, with product MGKIHSMESFGTVDGPGVRFVVFFEGCPMRCLYCHNPDTWHLEDGQEMSAEEILSRMERNRSFYRTGGITATGGEPMLQIDFLTELFAGAKERGIHTCLDTSGIMFPGCGGTSEEERERLKKVDLLLSVTDLVMLDIKHMDAEEHRKLTGQDNEKILAFARYLDEKQIPVWIRHVVVPGITFQREELEALGRFLATLSNVEKLEVLPYHSMGKVKYDNLGIDYALKDTPQLTKAEAKSAESIILEAMRQARNV from the coding sequence ATGGGAAAAATTCATTCGATGGAAAGCTTTGGAACGGTGGATGGACCGGGAGTCCGCTTTGTGGTGTTCTTTGAAGGATGTCCCATGCGCTGCCTGTACTGCCATAATCCCGATACCTGGCATCTGGAGGACGGGCAGGAGATGAGCGCGGAGGAGATCCTTTCGCGCATGGAGCGCAACCGGTCGTTTTACCGGACCGGCGGAATCACTGCGACCGGCGGAGAGCCGATGCTCCAGATTGATTTTTTGACGGAGCTCTTTGCAGGGGCAAAGGAACGCGGGATTCATACCTGTCTGGACACGTCGGGCATTATGTTCCCCGGGTGTGGCGGCACGTCGGAGGAGGAGCGGGAACGCTTAAAGAAGGTGGATCTGCTGCTCTCAGTGACGGATCTTGTGATGCTTGACATCAAACATATGGATGCGGAGGAGCACCGGAAGCTGACCGGACAGGACAATGAGAAGATTCTTGCGTTTGCAAGGTATCTGGATGAAAAACAGATACCGGTCTGGATCCGGCATGTGGTTGTTCCGGGGATCACATTTCAGAGGGAAGAACTGGAGGCTCTGGGCCGGTTTCTTGCGACACTCTCGAATGTGGAAAAGCTGGAGGTGCTTCCGTATCACTCCATGGGTAAAGTGAAATATGACAATCTCGGCATTGATTATGCATTAAAAGATACGCCACAGCTCACCAAGGCGGAGGCGAAAAGTGCGGAGAGCATCATTCTGGAGGCAATGCGTCAGGCGAGAAACGTCTGA